In Pseudobdellovibrionaceae bacterium, the following proteins share a genomic window:
- a CDS encoding MltA domain-containing protein codes for MRPLKRSLPVQLEQGDLASLKKAVKEQVEFWQDTKNGNGPMVFGSETLSRQEYAESLSQFLAFLKSDPQNEAIDGYLKEHFRFFEVYGGKKWGEVLVTSYYEPVLEGSTKPTKEKSQPLYSVPSDMVIVNLGEFAEALPSLADLKGKLTEQKSISSILRGRLIPSDEKGVPDTVVPFPNRQQIDDDKVLAKQGIELCYVDPIEAFFFHIQGSGRIDLGGGKSLHLTYAAQNGHPYYAIGRDLLEIIPKEEMSLQGIEAHLRSLPEDQQKALLFRNPSYVFFQEAPNGRGVSYQGTQVVGGRTIATDKELFPKGSLAILETTIPVFASDSDAEPSAWEGHTRLVLDQDTGGAIRGAGRVDYFWGSGKQAARSAGVMKNPGRLIYLVPKKNSALHP; via the coding sequence ATGAGGCCTCTGAAAAGATCACTGCCTGTGCAGCTTGAGCAGGGGGATTTGGCCAGCCTTAAGAAGGCAGTTAAGGAACAGGTTGAATTTTGGCAAGACACCAAGAACGGCAATGGCCCAATGGTGTTTGGCTCTGAAACTCTCAGTCGCCAGGAGTATGCTGAGTCTCTCTCCCAGTTTTTGGCCTTTCTTAAGAGTGATCCTCAGAATGAGGCTATTGATGGCTATCTGAAAGAACACTTTCGCTTCTTTGAGGTCTATGGTGGTAAAAAGTGGGGGGAGGTTTTGGTCACCTCTTATTATGAGCCCGTCCTCGAAGGGTCCACTAAACCAACCAAAGAAAAGTCCCAACCTCTCTACTCAGTTCCTTCGGATATGGTAATCGTCAACTTAGGAGAATTTGCTGAAGCTCTCCCCAGTCTGGCTGACCTCAAGGGAAAGCTCACTGAGCAAAAATCCATATCCTCCATACTTCGCGGACGATTGATTCCTTCAGATGAAAAGGGGGTTCCTGATACGGTGGTACCCTTTCCTAATCGCCAGCAAATTGACGACGACAAAGTACTGGCCAAACAAGGGATTGAGCTTTGCTATGTCGATCCTATTGAAGCATTTTTTTTCCATATCCAGGGGTCTGGTCGGATCGATCTTGGTGGAGGGAAATCATTGCATCTGACATACGCTGCCCAAAATGGACACCCTTACTATGCGATCGGAAGGGATTTGCTGGAGATCATTCCCAAAGAGGAAATGAGTCTGCAGGGTATCGAAGCCCACTTGCGCAGCCTCCCAGAGGACCAACAAAAGGCTTTATTATTCCGTAATCCCAGCTATGTGTTTTTTCAGGAGGCACCCAATGGGCGCGGAGTCAGCTATCAGGGCACCCAGGTTGTTGGTGGCAGAACCATCGCCACCGACAAGGAACTATTCCCCAAAGGCAGTTTGGCGATCTTGGAAACCACGATCCCTGTGTTTGCCAGCGACTCGGATGCTGAACCTTCGGCATGGGAAGGTCACACCCGCTTGGTTTTGGATCAGGACACTGGGGGGGCCATTCGTGGCGCCGGGCGGGTGGACTATTTCTGGGGTTCAGGCAAGCAGGCGGCCCGCTCCGCCGGAGTGATGAAGAATCCAGGTCGATTGATTTATCTTGTGCCAAAAAAAAATTCCGCCCTCCATCCGTGA
- a CDS encoding TldD/PmbA family protein, whose product MGIADKGLVRAQLCEHFQSGKPVWEKVFKRLIEKCDPHWYPSLVLERRHKRDYAINSKSESMSETLLEGAVLRIYDGTSLFEEATCEVEEKPLLILADRLIDRVRHQGGGQGKQPYKAVTWKERLAQKLDEEIVSQIPTNLDSQTWVHFGTGQEQVLWEQNEEVMAESQKLFDRLKSMEDKLLADHEAKKPDFLQTRISLEKCDFVFMDSEVRMSQSLLRNMAMAVVMKRGERGYCLTGGLGGRETMAFTDQELYESYEKLRKSLIADKIIPGRYKVLMHPSITGVFAHEAFGHSQEGDTWARGRSKARELYESQEKVGNQHATILNNPAIFQNGSDPFAAWGSYYFDEEGWLAQEHYLVKEGVLQRPMTHLTSSIRLGVPRTANGKRENWTHGVYTRQTNTYFSAGDKTLGELMSMVDHGYLASAAFGGMEDPKGMGIQVGMAYVEEIKNGQLTGRTFKAPNGGAIQMTGYVPDYLKSIVAKSKIEAHQDEMDESPHPWNEVGGCGKYHKEFVVAGCGGPYMLVDNVLLS is encoded by the coding sequence ATGGGAATAGCCGACAAGGGCCTGGTCAGGGCTCAGCTTTGTGAGCATTTTCAATCGGGGAAGCCGGTATGGGAGAAGGTATTCAAACGCCTGATTGAGAAGTGTGATCCCCACTGGTACCCATCTCTTGTTCTGGAGAGACGTCACAAGCGAGACTATGCCATCAACAGTAAGTCAGAAAGCATGAGCGAGACTCTGCTCGAAGGAGCCGTGCTGCGCATTTATGATGGCACCAGTCTTTTTGAGGAAGCCACGTGCGAAGTTGAAGAAAAGCCATTGTTGATATTGGCCGATCGCTTGATCGATCGTGTTCGTCACCAGGGTGGCGGCCAAGGCAAGCAACCCTACAAGGCCGTGACCTGGAAAGAACGCTTGGCTCAAAAACTGGATGAGGAAATTGTCAGCCAGATTCCAACAAACCTGGATTCTCAGACGTGGGTACACTTCGGCACAGGCCAGGAGCAGGTTTTGTGGGAACAGAATGAAGAAGTCATGGCTGAGTCGCAAAAACTCTTTGATCGACTGAAATCGATGGAAGATAAACTCCTGGCGGATCATGAAGCCAAAAAACCTGACTTTTTGCAGACGCGGATTTCCCTGGAAAAGTGCGATTTTGTTTTCATGGACAGTGAAGTGCGTATGAGCCAAAGTCTCCTGCGTAACATGGCGATGGCCGTGGTGATGAAAAGGGGCGAACGCGGCTATTGTCTGACCGGAGGGCTGGGTGGCCGGGAAACCATGGCATTCACCGATCAGGAGCTCTATGAGTCCTATGAAAAGCTACGCAAAAGTCTGATTGCTGATAAAATCATTCCCGGCCGTTACAAGGTGCTCATGCACCCATCGATCACCGGGGTGTTTGCCCACGAAGCCTTTGGTCACTCTCAGGAGGGGGACACTTGGGCCCGTGGGCGCTCCAAAGCCCGCGAGCTCTATGAGAGTCAGGAAAAAGTGGGCAATCAACATGCAACCATTCTGAACAACCCGGCTATCTTTCAAAATGGCAGTGATCCCTTTGCAGCATGGGGTTCATATTACTTTGACGAAGAAGGTTGGTTGGCTCAGGAACATTACCTGGTTAAGGAGGGTGTTCTGCAGAGACCCATGACCCACCTGACATCGTCCATTCGTTTGGGTGTTCCCCGCACAGCAAACGGCAAGCGCGAGAACTGGACCCATGGCGTGTACACCCGACAGACCAATACCTATTTTTCAGCGGGAGATAAGACTCTTGGTGAACTCATGTCCATGGTTGACCATGGGTATCTGGCATCGGCCGCATTTGGGGGCATGGAAGATCCCAAGGGGATGGGGATTCAGGTCGGAATGGCCTACGTAGAAGAAATCAAAAATGGTCAGCTCACGGGACGGACTTTTAAAGCGCCCAACGGGGGGGCTATCCAGATGACGGGGTATGTGCCAGATTATCTAAAGTCCATTGTGGCCAAATCAAAAATTGAGGCCCATCAGGATGAAATGGACGAGTCTCCTCATCCCTGGAATGAAGTCGGTGGATGTGGGAAGTACCACAAAGAGTTTGTGGTCGCCGGATGTGGCGGCCCCTACATGCTAGTTGACAATGTGTTATTGAGCTAA